Proteins from a single region of Apium graveolens cultivar Ventura chromosome 7, ASM990537v1, whole genome shotgun sequence:
- the LOC141672224 gene encoding auxin-responsive protein SAUR32-like, translating to MAGKGKKGQIPKGCLAVKVGQTGQEQERFVVPLVYFSHPLFMQLLKTAEEEYGFHHNGPITIPCHIQQFRNVQGIIDRELHNHHHHHVAGCFRVGKI from the coding sequence ATGGCGGGGAAAGGGAAGAAGGGGCAAATTCCAAAAGGGTGTTTGGCAGTGAAAGTAGGGCAGACAGGACAGGAACAAGAGAGATTTGTGGTGCCATTAGTGTACTTCAGCCACCCGCTGTTCATGCAATTGTTGAAGACAGCTGAAGAAGAATATGGATTTCATCATAATGGCCCTATCACCATTCCTTGCCATATTCAGCAATTTCGAAATGTTCAGGGGATTATCGACCGGGAGCTCCACAATCATCACCACCACCACGTTGCTGGTTGTTTTAGAGTAGGAAAAATTTAG